A stretch of DNA from Syntrophorhabdaceae bacterium:
GCAGTTTTCGCAGCTTCTTCCCATGATTTTGGACTTGTGCCGACAATCTCAATGATCTTGTACACCGACATAAAACCCTCCTTTTATGGTTTTTTGAACATATATGCTCTTATAGCACACAATAAAAATCTGTCAAGAAACAAACGAACCGATATAAACATAATAACCAATAACCAAATTCCAATAACCAGATAATATCCAATAACCAATAACCGAATACCCAAACGGAAAAAATACCGGTAAGTTTTTGTTTGGTGATTGGATATTGGGTATTGGTGATTAATTGGAGCTTGGTTATTGGTGTTTGGTTATTCTCTCAGCTATGAGCTTGCTTTTTCAATTACCTGGCAGCAGACCTCCCCTGCCCTGCCGGCAATAGTACCGTATTCAATCCTGCAGACAGGGGTATTCGGGGAAATGATATATTCCCGGGCAATGTCGATGAGCCTCCGGAACGTATACCCTGATTGGATGGCATTTTGAATAAAGGCCTCCAGAAAAGGACTCCATTTCCTTCCTTCCAGTTCGGTGTGTACCGTGAGGATATTGAGACCACCGGTCAGACAATGCATATAATAATCATTCAGCGAGGTCACGTCCGTGCCTGCCACACCGATGACCTCGTCGAGCGTCGGGAGCGTTGTAGGGATCTGGAGTATCCTTATCTCTTCACTACCCATTACCGGGAAAAATGGCGACAATCCCCGTGTATCACTCGAATAGACAAGGCCGTTCTCTCTGAAATATTTTAACGCATGGGGGTTTATCATCCAGCCCGGTGCAGCAAAGGAACTGGCCTTTTTACCAACAACCTCTTCATAAACCCGCAATAACCTGTTTATCTCTTCCCCTGTCTTCTCTTTATCGAAATACTTAATGGAATCATGCCATCGCACATGGTCGTGGCCATGGATACCGAGTTCATGTCCTTCCTCTGTTATCTGACGGAGCAGGTGACGGTTCCCTTTCGCGATCTCCGGTCCCGGGAGGACGAGGCCGTACATGAGGGTCTTTATGCCGTAGGTGCTGATTACCCCCACCCTGCCGGCCTTTTTGAGAAACCCTTTTCTCGTAAATACCCTTTTAACGGTCCTGCCTGTGTGATCCTTCCCCATGGGAACAAAAAAACTTGCGCTGACACTATATTTCCGGAAAATGGCTAGCAGAGCAGGAACTCCCTTTTTCATTCCTGCATAGGTATCTACATCAACCTTTAGACCGATCGTTTTCTTCATGACTTTTTTCCCTTTTTGAATTGTACGATAATACCATTTCAGGCAACAAGCTGCAAACTGAATTCTATAGCGAACAGCTACCAGCAACAAATCTGGTTTATAGCG
This window harbors:
- a CDS encoding polysaccharide deacetylase family protein; its protein translation is MKKTIGLKVDVDTYAGMKKGVPALLAIFRKYSVSASFFVPMGKDHTGRTVKRVFTRKGFLKKAGRVGVISTYGIKTLMYGLVLPGPEIAKGNRHLLRQITEEGHELGIHGHDHVRWHDSIKYFDKEKTGEEINRLLRVYEEVVGKKASSFAAPGWMINPHALKYFRENGLVYSSDTRGLSPFFPVMGSEEIRILQIPTTLPTLDEVIGVAGTDVTSLNDYYMHCLTGGLNILTVHTELEGRKWSPFLEAFIQNAIQSGYTFRRLIDIAREYIISPNTPVCRIEYGTIAGRAGEVCCQVIEKASS